In Setaria viridis chromosome 5, Setaria_viridis_v4.0, whole genome shotgun sequence, the genomic stretch TAGTTGCTTTTTTTTGAAACACGGCGTCCTAGTTGCCACTCAGCGCTTGGCACTCGACCCAGACAGATAGCCTCTGGGATTTTCGTGTCAAATCGTGCTTGTGTGGCCACCTCGAGATTTTTCTGCGTGAAACCGTGGCTGTGAAGAGTGAAAAGACTCGCTGTTTCACTTgtcctttctttccttcttctaACTGCGTCGTAGTAGAGGGTGGCAGACTTGTATTAGCTGTGTTGACGCCTCCACACAACACTTGTTCAAAGTCAACGCGCCCGTCTTTTACATACCACCAAGTTCGACCTGTTGGAACTAGTCAACCCTTGGAGGTTTGTTTCGACGTGTTTGACCAAACAGAACAGCCAGACCAGACGAAGaaccaaccttttttttttctagtgctACAGAGCGTAGCTGTGCAGTAGCTAGCCAATAGTTTCTGCCACCTATCCGTAGGAAAATAAAGTTACATTATTAAGAGTTCATCACAGGTTTCAGTTTTGATAGCTGAACCACACACTGCTCCGTCCTCAATCAACCAGGTTAAGAATCATAAACACCCGTGACTGCAAATAACCGGCAAGACAGGGCGCCTACGAGCGGCGATTGTGATGCCTCAATCATTGTCAGGTAATCCTAGTTAACCGCGACTCGGCAGTATTTATCATGCAACCCACAAGAAAAATAATCAAGCGTGACATCGTCATGTCTTAATCCGACCTCATGCCTGATGCTCTTCTTTCAAACGAATCAAATTTCGACGCGTGTCCTTTCCAAAAGCATAAAAAAACTTTTGACGCATGCTGTGCCAGGAATTTCCTGCGTAAAACAGCAGCATGCAATCCGCAGCTGAGTAAGTAACCGGCCACAAAGATGCGTCCAAGCAAAACCAACAGAAACACAAGCATCTCAGACAACGACTAGTAGCACACATGACTAATCACATTCAGACACAAAACAATGGACATGGTGAAAATCAAATATGAGATGCTACCCGTCACATTCAGATTGCTCGGACTTGTGTAAAACTGATGATTTGTATCAAATATAAACAGGATTCCATGAGCGAAGAGAAACACGTCACAGCACCGATAATTCAGGCGACTGgacaaataaaatcaaaatgtGAGACAAGAAAATGAATGAACTCTGGAGTTATCATAAGCAGTTTTCAGTTTTCGCTTCAGTCCCATGGTCCAATCCCCTATATATATTGTCTTAATAAACGGCCACACTGAAATGGCAGAGCAGGAGAATTAGCAGGCATTGTTCTCTTATATAATACCCAATGGGGATGCAATTTACAGTTCATATATCAGCCATAGGGTGGTTTAGCCAGAGCAGAGCTTTTCGAGAGCCAGGTTCTCATCCCCATCGACACTCTTAAGGGTACTTCTCACAAGATCCTCTGGGAAGCCCATCTCAACCAGCTTCTGCACCTGTACTCCGCACGAACAAAAAGGCTCATCAACATGTACATGTCTTACATACGCAATGAAATGATGAGCAGTATTGTCAGTACCTTCTCTTCCATGCCAGTGGGCGCACTCTTTGCGAAGGCCTATGTCCAGTAGCGAGCCGTAGCAGCGAATGTTGGATAATCACACAGGTACTGCAGAAACAGAATCAACACACAGAAATTAATGGGAGAAGGTCGGCAATAGTAATTCAGTTAAGAATCTCACAAGTTCTTGTACAGCTTTATGGGTCCGCACTGTTCCATTCGTTCTTGCAGTGAATGTTCAGAGCTTATGCTTTACACTCTGCATCACTGGACTAATTCTTGCAGTACAAATTCCAGAAGGAAGTTACTAAGCCCATCCTGTAGGCTATATAATGCCTCCTTTGGGACTGCCTAGTGGCCTAGTCTGTTAGCAAAGtaacaaccacaacatcacTAGTACACTCCAACAAAGAACTTAGCTGTGTTGCTGGACAAATATATCAAAGAGGTATTTCCTTGGAATTTGCTATCCTTCATTTCGGCTGAGGACATGGTCATACGTCATAGTAAAAACGGTTTATTAGAAACTTCTTACACCCAGCTTTACATAAAGCGTTATATATCCTTGTGGGCCATACTAAATGCATACGAGCTTGCTGAAAACCAAATAAAACAAAGCTACGCCCTATCTTGCAGTCTAGCATCTGCTTTAGCACTACATGGAGAACATACAGGACTAATTGCACTAGTGGAAAAATTCTATAgcagaaaaataaaacatacaggACTACCACAAACATATTCACCTGTGTAACATTACAACTGTAAAATTGCCAAGTGCGCTGCAGGCACAAGCTCATGTGATGGATGCAACAAAGTTCACATTGAATCTCATGCTTACTTTGCTGTGAAAATGTATGACGTTATTCAACCAACAGCATGACGAGGCAATTATGCAGCAGAAACATATTTTCTGGATAAACAGTCATTCTGACTCATTTCTGGGAATCCACCATTGACAGGCTATGGCAATTTAACTCTCAACCAACTTTAGCTTAAATCGCAAAAATTAAATATATAGTGCACTAAAAATAGAACCACAACAGGAAACAACCAGTTCAGACCTGTTGTGCAACAACAGCATCCTGAGGATCATCAGGTGCAGGAGAAGAAAGCAGAGCTTAAAGGGAAAGCAGTGCTGTCTTCAAAGTAAGGGCTGGGCTCCACTGATCTTTCAGAATGTCCAAGCAAATTGCCCCATTTTGGCTACTGATGTTAGGGTGCCTTCAAGATAGATTGGAGGATAAGTCAGAGCtgtactgaaaaaaaaaactaagcgAGGGCAGCAGAACTTAGGAGCACAAGGGGAGACATGTAACAAAATGGCAAGATAATAATCTGCAATTCCAGGCGCGCGAGGGCGAGGCCGACGAGTGGAGGGGGGATCCGATGGAAGGAAGGCGCGAGGTGGGGGAAGGGATCGGAAGAGGAGGGGCGGCTCACCGGGGAGGCGGATGTCGATGGTGAAGGTGCCGCCCTCGTAGGGGCTATCGGCGGGGCCGGCGATGGTGCCGGTGAGGTGGGAGATGTTGGCGCCGTCGTGCAGCGTGATGAAGACGCCCGAGACCTCCCGGTCGCGGTTGCACTCGGTGAGCTCCTCCTGCACTGACAGGCAAGGCCATTTCACCCAGACCTGAAAGTCTACGCAGTCATATTCCAGTCTCACTGACTCACTCAGCCAGCCCTGAGAGTGTGCCTTCACCCAGGGCATGGCATCAGCATTGACTACCCTACCCAGCGGCATGTGTGCCTTCACCAGCTGCGCTAGGTTGCTTAAGCAGCTAATCCGGCGATCGCTTAAGAAGCAGAGCGAGTTTATGGGCGTTAATTGCAGCGGCATGCTTGGTCTCTGTCAGTTAGAGAAAGCAAGCCCAAAAGTGAGCTACTGTGCTCTAGTGGTCTGAGACTAGTGTCGGAAGGGACGGACGGCACCTACCCTAACCGTAACCGTTCAGGTAGCGCAACTGTTTGGAGCTTGATGGACGGTTAACCATGCGCCATGCATGTAAATCACGTAAAACCTTTAATAAAAAAGAATCACGTAACACGCAGCAGAGGAGACAAAGCACGCTAGATGCTACCACAGTACTGCCCCTGTAAACTGAAAACTCAAGAACACGAGCAGCTTGTAATTTCAGTTGTCTGATCAACGTGGGGAATCAAGAAGGAACTCGTGATCAACGTTGTGGGTGACACCACCGTGCACTGCGAATTTGCAGACGATCAGAGATATTCCCATTCCCTTTGACGGTTTTTTATGGGTCAACAACTCtctgaaagaagaaaaaaaattacgtGTGAAGCTTTGACTGTAAAGTGAAGTCGCCATACAGGACCGGGACTCGGGACTCCGGCCTAACCACCATGCAACTGGTTGGTTCCAAGCCCATAACACCGGTGGCAACCGGCGATGGCACCGGCCGGTCACCTCAGCACCACCCCCAAAAGTCTCGCCAGGACACCAACCCCTGGCTGAAATCGTGATCGATCAGCGTGGGATGGCTGCCAGATGTGAAGGACAAGAACAGAGTGTGCAACTGCAAAGTCAACTTCTCCATCTCACTGAATGCGCAAAGATGCCTCGTGTTTGGGATAATATCCAACATGGAGCTAATGTGCTTGGCGAGGTGATCCTTAACACTATCTGGTGCAGTTCCATACATGTTTATGAGAGAGATGGTGAACTTAAACATAGCGGTGATGCTCTTCTCATCTACGATACTATCATCCTTTATCTCGCTGTGAAAAAGACGGTACGGATGTAAAAGAAAGCCACCATCATCAGACTGAAAAATACTACCAGCAAGAGAAAGGACTTACCAACGCTGCAACGCAGAGGCTAGAGCATGTACAGGAAATCCTATCACACCCCAGTTAGAAGGTGGAGCATTGATTGCTCGATGATTCTTGGAGTAGCTCTCCAGATAACCAGCAAAAGAGCTAAACATTTTCTTCACAGCAAGCTCCTTTATACCTCCAGATAATGAACCGAAAGGGAAACCTTCCATCAGTAATGCTAAGTGTAAGATCGAGGACTTGGAAGAGTTTTCATCATTCAGCGCACATGTATATACTTGATCAACAGTTGCCGAAGATGCATAGCTCAAGATTATGCACAATGAACGTGCAACCTTCCGCAAAGTACTGAGAGGCACAAGAACTTCCTCTGGTGATGCCAAAAATTTTAACAGGAGGAATAGTTGACTAACTATATTAATTGAAGTCTCAGTTTCAGCGTAACGCATGAAGAAACACCATAGTTCTGTAATAATTTCCAAGCAAAGGAAATGGGGATGGAAAAGGTTTTCAAGTAAGAAAGCTTCCAGCTCATTCCAAGCTGCACTCGAGGCAACAGCAGAAATCATAAAAGTCTTCAAGGGTTGCATGAGAGAAGCATACACAGGTTGCCAAACTACTGCGGGAGAATGGTCTGCACCATATAAGGCAGGGATTTCAAAGCCAAGGACATATGAGTAGATGTCTTCTGAAGTTAAGATATTAAGAAGAGTTTGTAGCTTTTTAGATAATTCAATTACCACCACTTCTGTCAACCACGAGGAAGCAGAAGGTGTAAAAACACAACTAACTCAGCAGGTAAAAGTGCTCTATTTCTATGATCAACATCTGAATCCGTAGAGAAAATGCAATCCAATGAAGCCAAATTTATCTCTATCTGATTAGCTTGTCTCATGTGATCTGAACTATTAGCTTCTtcgttttcaaaaaaataacgTGCAAGCTGACATTTGGAATCTGGTGTTACTTCAGATGACTTCATAAGTGTATCTAGTAAAACAAATAAAGTTGGCTCCAACAACTCAACAAGTGCCTCATTTGCTGCTTTCAATTGTGGCTTCTTGCTGAGTAAAATGCTTGCGGATGTGATCACTAGTGCACACCTGATTATATTCTTGTGTATAATCATCGATTCAGATGGATATGCTGAACAAATCCTTACAGCATTTATCAAGAAAACTTGATTGGTAGGAATGCCCTTCTGGCTTCAGAGGTACCAATGGCTTCTGGTAACGGCATGCACCATGTTTCGGCAGCAACTCTCAGAGATTTTATGGACAGAGAGAGAAGGGTTAGGATGATTTCTCTgacatttattttttcttcaatCATTCCTTTACCACTTTGCAGTAAGGAGACTACACCCTTCCATGATACATTCAGCAAAGTCACCTGGCTTCCACCACTGGATGCTGCATAGGTTCCCAATTTACACAAAGTCTGAATAGTGGATAATGTAATCCTGGTCACATCACTAGCAAGACCTTGTTCGATGTGTTTCACAGTAGTATCTTCATCAGGTATGCTCGTTTTGCAGTTATCTGCTTTTGCAGCCTCAGAGTATGCCCAGCACAGCTTGGTTGTTTCATCTAGAAAAACAGGTGCAGCCCTAGCGATATCTGGCGCAGCTCCATGAATTTTCTGTGACCATATATCCGTCAGAGATATACCTAAAGATTTAGCCTgagataggagtgcttggaaaacagctattcatgtgcctgaACCTTAATTTGtagctcttgttgggtttcaactctagcctaccccaacttgcttgggactgaaaggctattgttgttgttgttgtatatATCCGTCAGAGAGATTATACAATGACATCATTTCTGCAACATTAACACAGCAAGAGTTTGAAAAGAACACCCACTATCTCATATTCATATGATCAGAGTATGCTGATAAGATGTATCAAGACTAAGGATCAGGAAGTTCATTTTAATGATGAATTTCCAATATTTCATGTAATATCCCATTTGAAATTGCTAAAAGATATGTAAGTAATTTGAATATGGGCATCATATGAATGGTAACAAATTTAACTCGAATAAGCAGCGCGCTACTTTTAGGAAAGGGGAGAATATCTATGAAAAGGTAACACATATAATAACCTAATATAATACAAGATTAGGTAAAGTGTGGCTGAAATCATACACATATATGCCAATACTTCTGCTAAAGAACTGATTAGCAAAAGAGTTTAAAAGAATTCTTTCTCAGTAAATTGATCTTTGACTTATACAGGATATATTGCCAGTTTGCCACTGGCTTTGCCATTTCAACAAGTTAATTCTACCACAGTACAAGATAAAAGTTTACCTTGTTGTCAACTATTGAGCTTTCCGTCAGACTTAGCAACTCTGAAATAAATTCACCGGTAGTGTGCACCATATCTACAGTAATGCATTTTGCCGCGGAAGGAAGGAGCTTGATCGAGATATTTAAGGTCATTGAAATTATCTGGAGTCCAGAAGTTGAGTTTCTATTAGATTTCTCATGAGAAGGATACCGGAAATGGAAAAGGATGCAGTCGCACTCCAGATGTAGTAACATGAAGTATAAAAACAAAATGGACAAGTTAGTGAAGAGATGTGCCAATTTATAATACTACTATACAGTTAGCTTCAATTTTCGCTGATAGACACTTATTTTGCCTTACAAAGATTCTGTCCACAAGTTATGTGTAACTAAATTCATGTCATAATGCAACTTTCTGTCAATAAGTTATGTGATATGTACTGTATAACCAACAATGATAGCTACAAAGAAACTTGGCATGTGCTAACTGAAAGGTTCTACCATCCACTGTCTTTATAGtgatttcttctggaactctggaGATAAAGTGGAATCACAAATAATACACGAGTATTGGTATGAGATTTCAGTTTATATCATAAACATGTATGGATCTATGGTCTGCTTTAGGCTACAAGCTTACAGAAGCAGGGCAGAGGAAAGGGGTAGCAGATGATACATCAATATATATTGTTATAATCCATCCAAATTAACACAAACAATTTAAGCAATGTCAAAGGCACAGTTCCATATTTCAAATGACCTCTGGGAGAATTCTGGAGTGTTCTTCCTCTTGGACCTCTTCAGATTCCTCAATAGATTCAACAGACCACAGGAGATGCTTTCCGCACCATGAGCTGGCCTAGTATAGATATACGAGCAATTAAATTTGGTTTCAGTGGTTGGGCAAGCTTGCAGATAGCCACTACAGTTGGCAAACACCTCCCATGGTCCCTAACAAACTCCACTTAAAAATGTAAGAATTACCTTTGCAATAAGAGCAAGAAAT encodes the following:
- the LOC117857804 gene encoding uncharacterized protein, with translation MPLQLTPINSLCFLSDRRISCLSNLAQLVKAHMPLGRVVNADAMPWVKAHSQGWLSESVRLEYDCVDFQVWVKWPCLSVQEELTECNRDREVSGVFITLHDGANISHLTGTIAGPADSPYEGGTFTIDIRLPGTLTSVAKMGQFAWTF